A single genomic interval of Streptomyces sp. 1222.5 harbors:
- a CDS encoding Crp/Fnr family transcriptional regulator has product MTGDIPHALPRQTPAGAPEDTPGDDGLDDRVPFLARLERADRAALLALGHGLDFAPRAVLLRQREPSAHVLFVVDGWTKVTAAAANGYEALLALRGPGDVIGESAALTGRTRSATVTTLERVRAVAVQRERFTQFLADSPAVSFALLGLTSDRTRAADRRRLEFASLSVRERFATLLLDLARTHGRRTGDGVELAVPLSKQELAGSVGASREAVQRLLKDLRERDVVRTGRRALVIVRPDVLRRIARAEAPE; this is encoded by the coding sequence ATGACGGGGGACATACCGCACGCGTTACCGAGGCAGACGCCGGCCGGGGCACCGGAGGACACACCGGGGGACGACGGACTCGACGACCGGGTGCCGTTCCTGGCCCGGCTGGAAAGGGCGGACCGGGCCGCGCTGCTCGCGCTCGGCCACGGGCTGGACTTCGCGCCCCGGGCCGTGCTCCTGCGCCAGCGGGAGCCGTCCGCGCACGTGTTGTTCGTCGTGGACGGCTGGACGAAGGTCACCGCGGCGGCCGCGAACGGCTACGAAGCCCTGCTCGCGCTGCGCGGGCCGGGTGACGTCATCGGCGAGTCGGCCGCGCTGACCGGCCGGACCCGCTCGGCCACCGTGACGACACTGGAACGGGTACGGGCCGTGGCCGTCCAGCGCGAGCGTTTCACGCAGTTCCTGGCGGACTCCCCCGCCGTCTCGTTCGCCCTGCTCGGACTCACCTCGGACCGCACCCGCGCCGCCGACCGGCGCCGGCTGGAGTTCGCCTCCCTGTCCGTCCGCGAACGGTTCGCGACCCTGCTGCTCGACCTCGCCCGCACCCACGGCCGCCGCACCGGTGACGGTGTCGAGCTGGCCGTACCGCTGAGCAAGCAGGAGCTGGCCGGCTCGGTGGGCGCGTCGCGCGAGGCGGTGCAGCGGCTCCTGAAGGACCTGCGGGAACGCGATGTGGTCCGCACCGGCCGCCGGGCGCTGGTGATCGTACGACCGGACGTGCTGCGCCGGATCGCGCGGGCGGAGGCGCCGGAGTGA
- the rpsL gene encoding 30S ribosomal protein S12 translates to MPTIQQLVRKGRQDKVEKNKTPALEGSPQRRGVCTRVFTTTPKKPNSALRKVARVRLTSGIEVTAYIPGEGHNLQEHSIVLVRGGRVKDLPGVRYKIIRGSLDTQGVKNRKQARSRYGAKKEK, encoded by the coding sequence GTGCCTACGATCCAGCAGCTGGTCCGTAAGGGCCGGCAGGACAAGGTCGAGAAGAACAAGACGCCCGCACTCGAGGGTTCCCCTCAGCGTCGTGGCGTCTGCACGCGTGTGTTCACGACCACCCCGAAGAAGCCGAACTCGGCCCTCCGTAAGGTCGCGCGTGTGCGTCTGACCAGCGGCATCGAGGTCACGGCCTACATTCCGGGTGAGGGACACAACCTGCAGGAGCACTCCATCGTGCTCGTGCGCGGCGGCCGTGTGAAGGACCTGCCGGGTGTTCGATACAAGATCATCCGTGGCTCCCTCGACACCCAGGGTGTCAAGAACCGCAAGCAGGCCCGTTCCCGCTACGGCGCCAAGAAGGAGAAGTAA
- the rpsG gene encoding 30S ribosomal protein S7 — protein MPRKGPAPKRPVIIDPVYGSPLVTSLINKVLLNGKRSTAERIVYGAMEGLREKTGNDPIITLKRALENIKPTLEVKSRRVGGATYQVPIEVKPGRANTLALRWLVGYSRARREKTMTERLLNELLDASNGLGAAVKKREDTHKMAESNKAFAHYRW, from the coding sequence ATGCCTCGTAAGGGCCCCGCCCCGAAGCGCCCGGTCATCATCGACCCGGTCTACGGTTCTCCTCTGGTCACGTCGCTCATCAACAAGGTGCTGCTGAACGGCAAGCGCTCCACCGCCGAGCGCATCGTCTACGGCGCCATGGAGGGTCTGCGTGAGAAGACGGGCAACGACCCGATCATCACGCTGAAGCGCGCGCTGGAGAACATCAAGCCGACCCTCGAGGTCAAGTCCCGCCGTGTCGGTGGTGCGACGTACCAGGTTCCGATCGAGGTCAAGCCCGGTCGTGCCAACACGCTCGCGCTGCGCTGGCTGGTCGGTTACTCCCGCGCCCGTCGCGAGAAGACCATGACCGAGCGTCTGCTCAACGAGCTTCTCGACGCCTCCAACGGCCTGGGTGCCGCTGTGAAGAAGCGCGAGGACACGCACAAGATGGCCGAGTCCAACAAGGCCTTCGCGCACTACCGCTGGTAG
- the fusA gene encoding elongation factor G translates to MATTSLDLAKVRNIGIMAHIDAGKTTTTERILFYTGVSYKIGEVHDGAATMDWMEQEQERGITITSAATTCHWPLEDVDHTINIIDTPGHVDFTVEVERSLRVLDGAVTVFDGVAGVEPQSETVWRQADRYGVPRICFVNKLDRTGAEFHRCVDMITDRLGAQPIVMQLPIGAEADFKGVIDLVTMKALVWSAEATKGEMYDTVDIPDTHTEAAEEYRGKLLEAVAENDEEIMELYLEGEEPSVEQLYAAIRRITIASGKGTGTTVTPVFCGTAFKNKGVQPLLDAVVRYLPSPVDIEAIEGHDVKDPEVVVKRKPSDEEPLSALAFKIMSDPHLGKLTFVRVYSGRLESGTSVLNSVKGKKERIGKIYRMHANKREEIESVGAGDIVAVMGLKQTTTGETLSDDKNPVILESMDFPAPVIQVAIEPKSKGDQEKLGVAIQRLAEEDPSFQVHSDEETGQTIIGGMGELHLEVLVDRMRREFKVEANVGKPQVAYRETIRKAVERVDYTHKKQTGGTGQFAKVQIGIEPLEGGDTSYEFVNKVTGGRIPKEYIPSVDAGAQEAMQFGILAGYEMTGVRVILHDGAYHEVDSSELAFKIAGSQAFKEAARKASPVLLEPMMAVEVTTPEDYMGEVIGDINSRRGQIQAMEERAGARVVKGLVPLSEMFGYVGDLRSKTSGRASYSMQFDSYAEVPRNVAEEIIAKAKGE, encoded by the coding sequence ATGGCTACCACTTCACTTGACCTGGCCAAGGTCCGCAACATCGGGATCATGGCCCACATCGACGCGGGCAAGACGACCACCACCGAGCGGATCCTGTTCTACACCGGTGTGTCCTACAAGATCGGTGAGGTCCACGACGGCGCTGCCACCATGGACTGGATGGAGCAGGAGCAGGAGCGTGGCATCACGATCACCTCTGCTGCCACCACCTGTCACTGGCCGCTCGAAGACGTCGATCACACGATCAACATCATCGACACCCCGGGTCACGTCGACTTCACCGTCGAGGTGGAGCGCTCCCTGCGCGTGCTCGACGGTGCCGTGACGGTGTTCGACGGCGTCGCCGGTGTCGAGCCCCAGTCCGAGACGGTGTGGCGTCAGGCGGACCGCTACGGCGTTCCGCGTATCTGCTTCGTCAACAAGCTCGACCGGACCGGTGCCGAGTTCCACCGCTGCGTCGACATGATCACTGACCGCCTGGGCGCTCAGCCGATCGTGATGCAGCTGCCGATCGGTGCCGAGGCCGACTTCAAGGGCGTCATCGACCTCGTGACGATGAAGGCCCTGGTCTGGTCCGCCGAGGCCACCAAGGGCGAGATGTACGACACCGTCGACATCCCGGACACGCACACCGAGGCTGCCGAGGAGTACCGCGGCAAGCTGCTCGAGGCCGTGGCCGAGAACGACGAAGAGATCATGGAGCTGTACCTGGAGGGCGAGGAGCCTTCCGTGGAGCAGCTGTACGCCGCGATCCGTCGTATCACCATCGCGTCCGGCAAGGGCACCGGCACCACCGTGACCCCGGTGTTCTGTGGCACCGCGTTCAAGAACAAGGGCGTCCAGCCCCTGCTCGACGCGGTCGTGCGCTACCTGCCGTCCCCGGTCGACATCGAGGCCATCGAGGGCCACGACGTCAAGGACCCCGAGGTCGTCGTCAAGCGCAAGCCGTCCGACGAGGAGCCCCTCTCGGCGCTGGCGTTCAAGATCATGAGCGACCCGCACCTCGGCAAGCTCACCTTCGTCCGGGTCTACTCGGGCCGCCTGGAGTCCGGCACCTCGGTGCTGAACTCCGTCAAGGGCAAGAAGGAGCGCATCGGCAAGATCTACCGCATGCACGCCAACAAGCGTGAGGAGATCGAGTCGGTGGGCGCCGGCGACATCGTCGCCGTCATGGGCCTGAAGCAGACCACCACCGGTGAGACGCTGTCCGACGACAAGAACCCGGTGATCCTGGAGTCCATGGACTTCCCGGCCCCGGTCATCCAGGTCGCCATCGAGCCCAAGTCGAAGGGCGACCAGGAGAAGCTCGGCGTCGCGATCCAGCGCCTGGCCGAGGAGGACCCGTCGTTCCAGGTCCACTCGGACGAGGAGACCGGCCAGACCATCATCGGTGGTATGGGCGAGCTGCACCTCGAGGTGCTGGTCGACCGTATGCGCCGTGAGTTCAAGGTCGAGGCCAACGTCGGCAAGCCGCAGGTGGCGTACCGCGAGACGATCCGCAAGGCCGTCGAGCGCGTCGACTACACCCACAAGAAGCAGACCGGTGGTACCGGTCAGTTCGCGAAGGTGCAGATCGGCATCGAGCCGCTCGAGGGCGGCGACACGTCGTACGAGTTCGTGAACAAGGTGACCGGTGGTCGTATCCCGAAGGAGTACATCCCTTCGGTCGACGCCGGTGCGCAGGAGGCCATGCAGTTCGGCATCCTCGCCGGCTACGAGATGACCGGTGTCCGTGTCATCCTCCACGACGGCGCCTACCACGAGGTCGACTCCTCCGAGCTCGCCTTCAAGATCGCCGGTTCGCAGGCCTTCAAGGAGGCCGCGCGCAAGGCCAGCCCCGTGCTGCTCGAGCCGATGATGGCCGTCGAGGTCACCACGCCCGAGGACTACATGGGCGAGGTCATCGGTGACATCAACTCCCGCCGTGGCCAGATCCAGGCCATGGAGGAGCGGGCTGGTGCCCGCGTCGTGAAGGGCCTCGTGCCCCTGTCGGAGATGTTCGGCTACGTCGGCGACCTCCGCAGCAAGACGTCGGGTCGCGCAAGCTACTCGATGCAGTTCGACTCCTACGCCGAGGTTCCGCGGAACGTCGCCGAGGAGATCATCGCGAAGGCCAAGGGCGAGTAA
- the tuf gene encoding elongation factor Tu codes for MAKAKFERTKPHVNIGTIGHIDHGKTTLTAAITKVLHDAYPDLNEATPFDNIDKAPEERQRGITISIAHVEYQTEARHYAHVDCPGHADYIKNMITGAAQMDGAILVVAATDGPMPQTKEHVLLARQVGVPYIVVALNKADMVDDEEILELVELEVRELLTEYEFPGDDVPVVQVSALKALEGEQQWVDSVLNLMKAVDESIPQPERDVDKPFLMPIEDVFTITGRGTVVTGRIERGILKVNETVDIIGIKTEKTTTTVTGIEMFRKLLDEGQAGENVGLLLRGIKREDVERGQVIIKPGSVTPHTEFEAQAYILSKDEGGRHTPFFNNYRPQFYFRTTDVTGVVTLPEGTEMVMPGDNTEMTVSLIQPVAMEEGLKFAIREGGRTVGAGQVTKIVK; via the coding sequence GTGGCGAAGGCGAAGTTCGAGCGGACTAAGCCGCACGTCAACATCGGCACCATCGGTCACATCGACCACGGTAAGACGACCCTCACGGCCGCCATTACCAAGGTGCTGCACGACGCGTACCCGGACCTGAACGAGGCCACCCCGTTCGACAACATCGACAAGGCGCCCGAGGAGCGCCAGCGCGGTATCACCATCTCCATCGCGCACGTCGAGTACCAGACCGAGGCGCGTCACTACGCCCACGTCGACTGCCCTGGTCACGCGGACTACATCAAGAACATGATCACCGGTGCCGCGCAGATGGACGGCGCGATCCTGGTGGTCGCCGCCACCGACGGCCCGATGCCGCAGACCAAGGAGCACGTGCTCCTGGCCCGCCAGGTCGGCGTTCCGTACATCGTCGTCGCCCTGAACAAGGCCGACATGGTGGACGACGAGGAGATCCTGGAGCTCGTCGAGCTCGAGGTCCGTGAGCTCCTCACCGAGTACGAGTTCCCCGGCGACGACGTTCCGGTCGTCCAGGTCTCCGCGCTCAAGGCCCTCGAGGGCGAGCAGCAGTGGGTGGACTCGGTCCTCAACCTGATGAAGGCCGTCGACGAGTCGATCCCGCAGCCGGAGCGCGACGTCGACAAGCCGTTCCTCATGCCGATCGAGGACGTCTTCACGATCACCGGTCGTGGCACCGTCGTCACCGGTCGTATCGAGCGCGGTATCCTCAAGGTCAACGAGACCGTCGACATCATCGGCATCAAGACCGAGAAGACCACCACCACGGTCACCGGCATCGAGATGTTCCGCAAGCTGCTCGACGAGGGCCAGGCCGGTGAGAACGTCGGTCTGCTCCTCCGTGGCATCAAGCGCGAGGACGTCGAGCGCGGCCAGGTCATCATCAAGCCGGGCTCGGTCACCCCGCACACCGAGTTCGAGGCGCAGGCCTACATCCTGTCCAAGGACGAGGGTGGCCGCCACACGCCGTTCTTCAACAACTACCGTCCGCAGTTCTACTTCCGTACGACGGACGTGACCGGCGTCGTGACCCTCCCCGAGGGCACCGAGATGGTCATGCCGGGTGACAACACCGAGATGACGGTGTCGCTCATCCAGCCCGTCGCCATGGAAGAGGGCCTCAAGTTCGCCATCCGTGAGGGTGGCCGCACCGTGGGCGCCGGCCAGGTCACCAAGATCGTCAAGTAA
- the rpsJ gene encoding 30S ribosomal protein S10: MAGQKIRIRLKAYDHEVIDSSAKKIVETVTRTGASVAGPVPLPTEKNVYCVIKSPHKYKDSREHFEMRTHKRLIDILDPTPKTVDSLMRLDLPAGVDIEIKL; encoded by the coding sequence ATGGCGGGACAGAAGATCCGCATCCGGCTCAAGGCCTACGACCACGAGGTCATCGACTCCTCGGCGAAGAAGATCGTCGAGACGGTGACCCGCACTGGTGCGTCGGTCGCGGGCCCGGTGCCGCTGCCCACTGAGAAGAACGTGTACTGCGTCATCAAGTCGCCGCACAAGTACAAGGACTCGCGCGAGCACTTCGAGATGCGCACGCACAAGCGCCTGATCGACATCCTCGACCCCACCCCCAAGACCGTTGACTCTCTGATGCGACTCGACCTCCCGGCCGGTGTCGACATCGAGATCAAGCTCTGA
- the rplC gene encoding 50S ribosomal protein L3: protein MAKQIKGILGEKLGMTQVWDENNRVVPVTVVKAGPNVVTQVRTNDVDGYESVQIAFGEIDPRKVNKPLKGHFAKADVTPRRHLVEIRTADASEYTLGQEITAEVFEAGIKVDVTGKSKGKGFAGVMKRHNFKGLGAGHGTQRKHRSPGSIGGCATPGRVFKGLRMAGRMGNERVTTQNLTVHAVDAEKGLLLIKGAVPGPNGGLVLVRTAAKGA, encoded by the coding sequence ATGGCTAAGCAGATCAAGGGCATCCTGGGCGAGAAGCTCGGCATGACGCAGGTGTGGGACGAGAACAACCGTGTTGTTCCGGTCACCGTCGTCAAGGCCGGCCCCAACGTCGTCACCCAGGTCCGTACGAACGATGTCGACGGCTACGAGTCCGTCCAGATCGCTTTCGGCGAGATCGACCCGCGCAAGGTGAACAAGCCCCTCAAGGGCCACTTCGCCAAGGCCGACGTCACTCCCCGCCGCCACCTCGTCGAGATCCGTACCGCTGACGCCAGCGAGTACACCCTCGGCCAGGAGATCACCGCCGAGGTGTTCGAGGCCGGCATCAAGGTCGACGTGACCGGCAAGAGCAAGGGCAAGGGCTTCGCCGGTGTCATGAAGCGTCACAACTTCAAGGGCCTCGGCGCCGGACACGGCACCCAGCGCAAGCACCGCTCGCCCGGTTCCATCGGTGGCTGCGCCACCCCGGGCCGCGTGTTCAAGGGCCTCCGCATGGCGGGTCGCATGGGCAACGAGCGGGTCACCACCCAGAACCTGACCGTCCACGCCGTTGACGCGGAGAAGGGTCTGCTGCTCATCAAGGGCGCGGTTCCCGGTCCGAACGGCGGCCTCGTCCTGGTCCGCACCGCGGCCAAGGGGGCCTGA
- the rplD gene encoding 50S ribosomal protein L4 — MSTVDILSPAGEKAGSVELPAEIFDVEKISIPLIHQVVVAQLAAARQGTHKTKTRGEVRGGGKKPYRQKGTGRARQGSTRAPQFAGGGVVHGPVPRDYSQRTPKKMKAAALRHALTDRARHNRIHVVSGVVEGANPSTKAAKSLFGKISERKNLLLVVDRADEAAWLSARNLPQVHILEPGQLNTYDVLVSDDVVFTQAAFESFVSGPKAADTEGSEA, encoded by the coding sequence ATGAGCACTGTTGACATCCTTTCGCCGGCTGGCGAGAAGGCCGGTTCCGTCGAGCTCCCCGCGGAGATCTTCGACGTGGAGAAGATCAGCATCCCGCTGATCCACCAGGTCGTCGTCGCGCAGCTGGCCGCTGCCCGTCAGGGCACGCACAAGACCAAGACCCGTGGCGAAGTCCGTGGTGGTGGCAAGAAGCCGTACCGCCAGAAGGGCACCGGCCGCGCCCGTCAGGGCTCGACCCGTGCGCCGCAGTTCGCCGGTGGTGGCGTCGTGCACGGTCCCGTGCCGCGTGACTACTCGCAGCGCACCCCGAAGAAGATGAAGGCCGCGGCCCTGCGCCACGCCCTCACCGACCGGGCGCGTCACAACCGCATCCACGTCGTCTCCGGCGTGGTCGAGGGCGCGAACCCCAGCACCAAGGCCGCCAAGAGCCTGTTCGGCAAGATCAGCGAGCGCAAGAACCTGCTCCTGGTCGTCGACCGCGCCGATGAGGCCGCGTGGCTGTCCGCCCGCAACCTGCCCCAGGTCCACATCCTGGAGCCGGGCCAGCTGAACACGTACGACGTTCTCGTCTCGGACGACGTGGTCTTCACCCAGGCCGCTTTCGAGTCCTTCGTGTCTGGCCCCAAGGCCGCTGACACCGAAGGGAGCGAGGCCTGA
- the rplW gene encoding 50S ribosomal protein L23 — protein MATRHPSIASKAAKAAKAARVAKARRHATEGKNTVETPLSKSYTDPRDVLLKPVVSEKSYALIDENKYTFIVDPNANKTQIKQAVQAVFDVKVTGVNTINRQGKRKRTKTGFGQRAATKRAIVTLAEGDRIDIFGGPTA, from the coding sequence ATGGCTACGCGTCACCCGAGCATTGCCTCGAAGGCGGCCAAGGCCGCCAAGGCCGCGCGCGTCGCCAAGGCGCGTCGCCACGCCACCGAGGGCAAGAACACCGTCGAGACCCCGCTGAGCAAGTCGTACACGGACCCCCGTGACGTCCTGCTGAAGCCGGTCGTCTCCGAGAAGAGCTACGCGCTCATCGACGAGAACAAGTACACGTTCATCGTCGACCCGAACGCGAACAAGACCCAGATCAAGCAGGCCGTCCAGGCGGTCTTCGACGTCAAGGTCACCGGGGTCAACACGATCAACCGCCAGGGCAAGCGCAAGCGCACGAAGACCGGTTTCGGTCAGCGTGCCGCCACCAAGCGCGCGATCGTGACCCTCGCCGAGGGCGACCGTATCGACATCTTCGGCGGTCCGACCGCGTAA
- the rplB gene encoding 50S ribosomal protein L2, translating into MGIRKYKPTTPGRRGASVADFVEVTRSTPEKSLVRPLHSKGGRNNAGRVTVRHQGGGHKRAYRVIDFRRHDKDGVPAKVAHIEYDPNRTARIALLHYADGEKRYILAPRNLQQGDRVENGPGADIKPGNNLALRNIPVGTTIHAIELRPGGGAKFARSAGASVQLLAKEGSMAHLRMPSGEIRLVDVRCRATIGEVGNAEQSNINWGKAGRKRWLGVRPTVRGVVMNPVDHPHGGGEGRTSGGRHPVSPWGKKEGRTRSPKKASNKYIVRRRKTNKKR; encoded by the coding sequence ATGGGAATCCGCAAGTACAAGCCGACTACGCCGGGCCGTCGTGGCGCCAGCGTCGCCGACTTCGTCGAGGTCACGCGGTCCACGCCGGAGAAGTCGCTGGTCCGCCCCCTGCACAGCAAGGGCGGCCGTAACAACGCCGGTCGTGTGACCGTTCGCCACCAGGGTGGCGGACACAAGCGCGCCTACCGCGTGATCGACTTCCGTCGTCACGACAAGGACGGCGTGCCGGCGAAGGTCGCGCACATCGAGTACGACCCCAACCGCACCGCGCGCATCGCGCTGCTGCACTACGCCGACGGCGAGAAGCGCTACATCCTCGCCCCGCGCAACCTGCAGCAGGGTGACCGCGTCGAGAACGGTCCCGGGGCCGACATCAAGCCGGGCAACAACCTGGCCCTCCGCAACATCCCGGTCGGTACCACGATCCACGCGATCGAGCTCCGTCCCGGTGGCGGTGCCAAGTTCGCCCGCTCGGCGGGTGCCTCCGTGCAGCTGCTCGCGAAGGAGGGCTCGATGGCCCACCTCCGCATGCCGTCCGGTGAGATCCGCCTGGTCGACGTCCGCTGCCGCGCCACCATCGGCGAGGTCGGCAACGCCGAGCAGAGCAACATCAACTGGGGTAAGGCCGGCCGTAAGCGGTGGCTGGGCGTTCGCCCGACCGTCCGTGGTGTCGTGATGAACCCGGTTGACCACCCGCACGGTGGTGGTGAGGGCCGGACCTCCGGTGGTCGCCACCCTGTGTCCCCGTGGGGCAAGAAGGAAGGCCGTACTCGTTCGCCCAAGAAGGCGTCGAACAAGTACATCGTCCGCCGCCGCAAGACGAACAAGAAGCGCTAA
- the rpsS gene encoding 30S ribosomal protein S19, producing the protein MPRSLKKGPFVDDHLIKKVDAQNEAGTKNVIKTWSRRSMIVPAMLGHTLAVHNGKTHIPVFVTESMVGHKLGEFSPTRTFRGHVKDDRKSKRR; encoded by the coding sequence ATGCCTCGTAGCCTGAAGAAGGGGCCCTTCGTCGACGACCACCTGATCAAGAAGGTGGACGCCCAGAACGAAGCCGGCACCAAGAACGTCATCAAGACCTGGTCCCGCCGCTCCATGATCGTCCCGGCCATGCTGGGCCACACGCTCGCGGTGCACAACGGCAAGACCCACATCCCGGTGTTCGTCACCGAGTCGATGGTCGGTCACAAGCTCGGCGAGTTCTCGCCGACGCGCACCTTCCGGGGTCACGTCAAGGACGACCGGAAGTCGAAGCGCCGCTAA
- the rplV gene encoding 50S ribosomal protein L22: protein MEARAQARYIRVTPMKARRVVDLIRGMDATEAQAVLRFAPQAASVPVGKVLDSAIANAAHNYDHTDADSLFISEAYVDEGPTLKRFRPRAQGRAYRIRKRTSHITVVVSSKEGTR from the coding sequence ATGGAAGCCAGGGCCCAGGCGCGGTACATCCGCGTTACGCCCATGAAGGCCCGCCGCGTGGTGGACCTTATCCGTGGCATGGATGCCACGGAGGCTCAGGCGGTCCTGCGATTCGCTCCGCAGGCCGCCTCCGTGCCCGTCGGCAAGGTGCTCGACAGCGCCATCGCCAACGCCGCGCACAACTACGACCACACCGACGCCGACAGCCTCTTCATCTCCGAGGCGTACGTCGACGAGGGCCCGACCCTGAAGCGGTTCCGACCGCGTGCCCAGGGCCGTGCCTACCGGATCCGCAAGCGGACCAGCCACATCACCGTGGTCGTCAGCAGCAAGGAAGGAACCCGGTAA
- the rpsC gene encoding 30S ribosomal protein S3, whose amino-acid sequence MGQKVNPHGFRLGVTTDFKSRWYADKLYKDYVKEDVAIRRMMTSGMERAGISKVEIERTRDRVRVDIHTARPGIVIGRRGAEADRIRGDLEKLTGKQVQLNILEVKNPETDAQLVAQAVAEQLSSRVSFRRAMRKSMQSAMKAGAKGIKIQCGGRLGGAEMSRSEFYREGRVPLHTLRANVDYGFFEAKTTFGRIGVKVWIYKGDVKNIAEVRAENAAARAGNRPARGGADRPARGGRGGERRGRKPQQAAGAEAPKAEAPASAPAESTGTEA is encoded by the coding sequence ATGGGCCAGAAGGTTAACCCGCATGGGTTCCGGCTCGGTGTCACGACCGACTTCAAGTCGCGTTGGTACGCCGACAAGCTGTACAAGGACTACGTCAAGGAAGACGTCGCCATCCGTCGGATGATGACGTCCGGCATGGAGCGCGCCGGTATCTCGAAGGTTGAGATCGAGCGCACCCGTGACCGCGTGCGGGTGGACATCCACACCGCTCGTCCGGGCATCGTCATCGGCCGCCGTGGCGCCGAGGCCGACCGCATCCGCGGTGACCTCGAGAAGCTCACGGGCAAGCAGGTCCAGCTGAACATCCTCGAGGTCAAGAACCCCGAGACCGACGCTCAGCTGGTTGCTCAGGCCGTTGCCGAGCAGCTCTCCTCCCGCGTCTCCTTCCGCCGCGCCATGCGTAAGAGCATGCAGTCGGCGATGAAGGCCGGCGCCAAGGGCATCAAGATCCAGTGCGGTGGCCGCCTCGGTGGCGCCGAGATGTCCCGCTCGGAGTTCTACCGCGAGGGCCGTGTGCCCCTGCACACGCTCCGCGCGAACGTGGACTACGGCTTCTTCGAGGCCAAGACGACCTTCGGCCGCATCGGTGTGAAGGTCTGGATCTACAAGGGCGACGTCAAGAACATCGCCGAGGTCCGCGCCGAGAACGCTGCGGCCCGTGCGGGTAACCGCCCGGCCCGTGGCGGTGCAGACCGCCCGGCCCGTGGTGGCCGTGGCGGCGAGCGGCGCGGTCGCAAGCCGCAGCAGGCTGCCGGCGCCGAGGCCCCCAAGGCCGAGGCTCCCGCGTCGGCTCCGGCTGAGAGCACCGGAACGGAGGCCTGA
- the rplP gene encoding 50S ribosomal protein L16, whose product MLIPRRVKHRKQHHPKRSGMSKGGTQVAFGEYGIQALTPAYVTNRQIEAARIAMTRHIKRGGKVWINIYPDRPLTKKPAETRMGSGKGSPEWWIANVKPGRVMFELSYPNEKIAREALLRAAHKLPMKCRIVKREAGEA is encoded by the coding sequence ATGCTGATCCCCCGTAGGGTCAAGCACCGCAAGCAGCACCACCCGAAGCGCAGCGGTATGTCCAAGGGTGGAACGCAGGTTGCGTTCGGCGAGTACGGCATTCAGGCGCTGACCCCGGCGTATGTGACGAACCGTCAGATCGAGGCCGCTCGTATCGCCATGACGCGTCACATCAAGCGTGGTGGCAAGGTCTGGATCAACATCTACCCGGACCGTCCCCTCACCAAGAAGCCTGCCGAGACCCGCATGGGTTCCGGTAAGGGTTCGCCGGAGTGGTGGATCGCCAACGTCAAGCCCGGACGCGTGATGTTCGAGCTGTCGTACCCCAACGAGAAGATCGCCCGTGAGGCGCTCCTTCGCGCGGCCCACAAGCTGCCGATGAAGTGCCGGATCGTCAAGCGCGAGGCAGGTGAAGCGTGA
- the rpmC gene encoding 50S ribosomal protein L29, with the protein MSAGTKASELRELGNEELLGKLREAKEELFNLRFQAATGQLENHGRLKAVRKDIARIYTLMRERELGIETVESA; encoded by the coding sequence ATGTCGGCCGGTACCAAGGCGTCCGAGCTGCGCGAGCTGGGCAACGAGGAGCTTCTGGGCAAGCTCCGCGAGGCCAAGGAAGAGCTGTTCAACCTCCGCTTCCAGGCGGCGACCGGTCAGCTCGAGAACCACGGTCGGCTGAAGGCCGTCCGTAAGGACATCGCGCGGATCTACACCCTGATGCGTGAGCGCGAGCTGGGCATCGAGACGGTGGAGAGCGCCTGA
- the rpsQ gene encoding 30S ribosomal protein S17 — protein sequence MSESNVTENTEARGFRKTREGLVVSDKMDKTVVVAVEDRVKHALYGKVIRRTNKLKAHDEQNAAGVGDRVLLMETRPLSATKRWRVVEILEKAK from the coding sequence ATGAGCGAGAGCAACGTGACTGAGAACACTGAGGCCCGTGGCTTCCGTAAGACCCGTGAGGGTCTCGTCGTCAGCGACAAGATGGACAAGACCGTCGTCGTCGCCGTCGAGGACCGTGTGAAGCACGCGCTGTACGGCAAGGTCATCCGTCGTACGAACAAGCTCAAGGCACACGACGAGCAGAACGCCGCGGGTGTCGGCGACCGCGTCCTCCTCATGGAGACCCGGCCGCTGTCCGCGACGAAGCGCTGGCGCGTCGTCGAGATCCTCGAGAAGGCCAAGTAA